Below is a genomic region from Lepidochelys kempii isolate rLepKem1 chromosome 5, rLepKem1.hap2, whole genome shotgun sequence.
CACACCCTTGAGCCAGCAAGTtaagcactataaaatgtaagtgtcgCTAAGCCCAGTGGTGCTTTTAATGCCTTTTGCCGAGGCACAATCAAACATAACGCTACTGCAGAGCCGTCTGTTTTATATATCAAGTGCAGTGGATTAACATTTCTATATTTGGATACTTGATATATACTTGGCTGTTGAGCAAATTTATGTTGATATTTTACTCTTCCTTAGTAGATGTTACTATATATGCAGTTTTATGTTTTTTGTAGGTGCTCATCACCAGTTTCATATGAAAGTTTAACAAGTCTTTTGTGACTTTTTCCTTAATACAACAAGTCTTTTGTGACTTTTTCCTTAATACAACAAGTCTTTTGTGACTTTTTCCTTAATACAACAAGTCTTTTGTGACTTTTTTCTTAATACACGTAGTGTACTCTAATATTAAACATGCAGTTCAGCTGATGCTGGTCATGTTTGATACAGAAGAGTGGCAATATGCTAAAGTATTAATATAATAGTTTTTATATCTGTTGTACTCTTGTATGGCCATGTAtggcttttcttttaatgaaatattttccaCACATTCTTTTTCAAATTTGCCTTAACATTTTGAGACTGTTAACTGTCGGATATGACTTAATGAATCATAATAATTTAGTTGTCAGTGATACTCTGATAACTGGATAAGGATGCTATCCAGTTAATATAGTAATTGCCTATCATATTAACATGCATAACCTTTCTGAATCTCAACTATGTATATTTTTAACTTACTTTTGCCAATATTTGTTTAAAGATGTgagtcagattctgctctcattaacGCTAGATGAAATCTGGAGAAATTTCAAGGTAGTTGCTCTGGATTTTCACCAATTTAACAAAGTATGCAGTCTGGCTGAGTGTACTTCAAACCCACCTTTGCATGTTCTGTTTCCTGATCAGGATACCGGTAGAGTACCAAGTGCAGCTTTTATTTCAAGTGTTTCAATTAGGGAGAATTTTCACTAAAAAGAAACAGCCTGTGTCTTTTGCAAATTTGGTATGATGTGATTTGCAAACAAAATGGATCACTTATTCTCAAAAAGATATAGGACCCGATTTTTGTCtggaagagaggaagggaagTAGGCTCCCTGATTCTCAGAGCCAGTTTGCTCTGGTCCTGCTGAGGATTAGAGTAGCTGAAGAGTTGCTCTAACTTCTGTCCAACAGGGAACCTATGCCATCGGAGAATGTGTGATGGAGAAGCCATGCTCCCTCCTTACAGCTGATACAATTGCTATGCAGGTGTGGGAGGATGGGGCTGGCACCAGGAGTTGCATCAGTCTTCTTTACAGTGGTGGAGAGGTCTTCTGCACCAGGGCAATTCTTGACTGGCTTTTTATGGCCAAAGTCTGTCCCTTTGGAGGCACTTGACTGCTGCAAAGGGCCTGGATCTCAGTTGATTATATGGCCCATGACCTGTAATTTCATAAACGGGTATTTCAGGATATGAGATTTTCTGTAGATATCTGGCCAAGTGCAATGAAGTTTTGATTTTAGATGAGGATAAATGGCTAAACAGTGCAAAATAAAGAGTTTCAAGTTCCCAATTATATTTTGTGTCCTAATCATCAACATTCAGTGGGATGGTCAAGAATATTGTCTTTTGGGGATTTATATCAGTAACTTGTTGAGATTCCATTCTATATATTGCCCTCAGCAGTGTCGTGTGTTAGTAGTGCACTAAGTAACataactaacatctgtcacatgtgatACGTTCTCTGTCTCATTCTGTACCCAAGGGGGAAACTGTGTGTGCAgtgtagtgtttttgttttggtaggattttggttttgggggcatttttttttaaatgtacatactTCCTGTGTGTATGTTAGAGAAAACAAGGTCAAAGAAGCACTCCTTGTACTTGGAGTGGAAGGTAATGAGATTTATGGTGGTCCTCAGTTCCTGTGGGAGTTTCTTCCACAATCTTTAAACAGTCCCCAAGAAGCTTCGTCTCCTGCACAAACTCAGTTTATCTTTCTGGAAGAAGGTTCCAGTGAATGGAGTTGTTGACCATGGTCTTCATCCTGAAACTTTATTTTGATATTAGAAAATTGATCAGTAAACATGCTGTGCAACAAAGGAGCTCTTACAGTTCAGTTTAGCAACCTTTTTCCTTCGGTAAgattattataaatataaatattaatataaagtAGTCCTCTTATTGCCTTATAGATATTGTTTGTATTGAACAGTATTGTATTGTTAGTATATATTctgttaatttagatggaataaatgggccaaaggtgttaacataagcCCAGTCActatccaacattaaacagtgttaatcAATGTTCAGAATTTGGTATAGGGAAACCTGCTTAGTACTATGACAAACAAatcattaaaaatcattttaaccttttatttaaaagaaggaaaaacaattaacatttgaaatgtaaagtatcaaataaggctttcattttaacaattttttttgttcccTTTCCTTTGGCTGGAGAAAGTTTTACAAGGAGAAACCACTTCAACAGTCTCTTAAAtagtatcaaagatggtaataactgtccttgtGAGGAAAAGAAAAGGTAATTGGGATGGGCTGCCATTGGTGCTGcggtttttaaaatttaatctgAGATTGAAAAGACCCCGTGATTGATagtctcttagccctggtctacactaggagttgaggtcaaatttagcagtgttaaatcgatttaaccctgcacccgtccacacaacgaagccctttttttcgacttaaagggctcttaaaatcgatttccttaccgcacccccgacaaggggattagcgctgaaatcggccttgccgggtcgaatttgtggtactgtggacacaattagacagtattggcctccttgagctatcccagagtgctccattgtgactgctctggacagcactctcaactcagatgcactggccaggtacataggaaaaggcccgcgaacttttgaatttaaatttcctgtttggccagtgtggcaagctgcaggtgaccatgatggagtcccagaatcgcaaaagagctccagcatggactgaacgggagatacgggatctgatcgctgtatggggagaggaatccgtgctatcagaactctgttccagttttcgaaatgccaaaacatttgtcaaaatctcccagggcatgaaggacagaggccataacagggacccgaagcagtgccacatgaaacttaaggagctgaggcaagcctaccagaaaactagagaggcaaacagctgctctggatcagagcccaaaacatgccgcttctatgatgagctgcatgccattttagggggttcagccaccactacctcagccgtgttgtttgactccttcaatggagatggaggcaacatggaagcaggtttttgggacgaggaagatagctcacagcaagcaagcggagaaacagTTTTtcccggcagccaggaactgtttctcaccctggacctggagccaataccccccgaacccacccaggGCTGCCTTCCGGACCCAGcaagcggagaagggacctctggtgagtgtaccttttaaaatactatagatggtttaaaagcaagcgtgtttaattattaattttgCCCTGGCATTGGCGGCTCTCCTgaatgtactcctaaagcctttgcaaaaggtttctggggagggcagccttattccatccaccatggtaggacactttaccaccacaggccagtagcacgtactcgggaatcattgtacagcaaagcattgcagtgtatgtttgctggtgttcaaacaacattggttctttatctctgtgttatcctcaggagagtgataccattcatggtcacctggttgaaatagggtgcttttcttaaggggacacgcagaggtgcccgttcttgctgggttgtttgcctgtggctgaacagaaatgttccctgctgtcagccacggggaggggagagaggctagccacgtggtggggagaggcaaaatgcgacgttggaacgaaagcacatgtgctatgttatgtgtaatgttaacagcaaggtttactgtgaaagagtgtacccattgttctataaaatgtgtctttttcaataccactgtccctttttttcctccaccagctgcatgtgtttcaaagatcacaagatcttctccttcccagaggctagcgaagatcacaaggcaaaaaaaacgcactcgcgatgaaatgttctctgagctcatgctgttctcccacactgacagagcacagacgaatgcgtggaggcagacaatgtcagagtgcaggaaagcacaaaatgacggggaggagaggtggcaggctgaagagagggctgaagctgaaaggtggtggcagcgtgatgagaggaggcaggattcaatgctgaggctgctggaggatcaaactaatgtgctccagtgtatggttgagctgcaggaaaggcagcaggagcccagaccgccgctacagcccctgtgtcaccaaccgccctcctccccaagttccatagccgcctcacccagatgcccaagaatgtgaTGGGggtgcctccagccacccagccactccacccaagaggattgcccaagcaacagaaggctggcattcaataagttttaaagttttaaacttttacagtgttgtgtggccttgtccttccctcctccaccacccctcctggtgcttctctcctccaccacttctcctgggctaccttggcagttatccccctatttgtgtgatgaatgaataaagaatgcatgactgtgaagcaacaatgactttattgcctctgcaagaggtgatcgaagggaggaggggagggtggttagcttacagggaaatcaagtgaaccaaggggcgggggggtttcatcaaggagaaaccaaccgaactttcacaccgtagcctgtccagtcatgaaactggttttctaagcttctctgatgtgcaccgcgccctcctgtgctcttctaaccgccctggtgtctggctgtgcgtaaccagcggccaggcgatttgcctcaacctcccaccccgccataaacgtctcccccttactctcacagatattgtggcgcgcacagcaagcagtagtaatagtgggaatattggtttcgctgaggtctaaccgagtcagtaaactgcgccagcgtgcttttaaatgtccaaatgcacattctaccagcattctacacttgctcagcctgtagttgaaccgCTCCTGTCTACTGTCCAGattgcctgtgtatggcttcatgagccatggcattaaggggtaggctgggtccccaaggataactataggcatttcagcatccccaatggttattttcaggtctgggaataaagtccctttctgcagcttttgaaacagaccagagttcctgaagatgcgagcgtcatgtaccttttctGGCCATCCCaggttgatgttggtgaaacgtcccttgtgatccaccagtgcttgcagcgctattgaaaagtaccccttgcagtttatgtactcgctgacttggtgctctggtgccaagatagggatatgggttccgtctatggccccaccacagttagggaatcccattgcagcaaagccatccactatgacctgcacatttcccagggtcactacccttgatatcagcagatctttgattgcattggctgcttgcatcacagcagcccccagagtagatttgcccactccaaattgattcccgactgaccggtagctgtctggcgttgcaagcttccacagggctattgccactcgcctctcaactgtgagggctgctctcatcttggtggtattgtgcctcagggcaggggaaagcaagtcacaaagttccatgaaagtgcccttacacatgcaaaagtttctcacctactgggaatcatcccagacctgcaacactatgcagccccaccagtctgtgcttgtttctcaggcccagaatcggtgttccacagcatgagcctgccccattgccaccaggatgtccaattTGCCAGGGCAAACTTTGAGAGAATTCTGTTTCTGTCCTCATCACTCTGGTCACCACGCTGAGgtcgcctactcacccggttttgctttgccaggttctggtgctgcatatactgctggataatgtgtgtggtgtttaatgtgctcctaattgtcaaagtgatctgagcgggctccatgcttgccgtggtatggtgtctgcacagaaaaaaggcacggaacgattttctgctgttgccctgacggacggaggggcgactgacgacatggcttacagggaattaaaatcaacaaagggggtggctttgtgagaaacagaatggccccttcaaagatagaactcaaaactgggtttagcaggccagttgatttcacggagggagggaggagaaaatgaatacaaaacaaatctggtctatttcttgttttcaaccacttcatctatctttatacatattgctggcagcagactgtgcagtacgaccgctagccatagtcatctcctgggtgctctgcagaagatggtgcagtatgactactggccatcgtcttctgctggctgctgattaaaagacagtgcactgccggtagtactcaatcgccatgagacgaaacataaaagggaaatgacctggctgagtcactcccatgtttgcccaggtgcccctgacctcatcgaggttggttaaaagagcacccaggactacgtcgacgacggctaccagtcatactgcactgtctgctgccaaaaggcaataaactgctgctgtgtagcaatgcagtaccacgtctgccagcacccaggagacatactgtgacggttagctgagcggagtccatgcttgccgtggtatggcgtctgcacaggtaactcaagaaaaaaggcgcaaaacgattgtctgcccctgctttcacggaaggagggagggaaggggtgcctgacaatatgtacccagaaccacccgcgacaatgttttagccccatcaggcactggg
It encodes:
- the LOC140911316 gene encoding uncharacterized protein, whose product is MMESQNRKRAPAWTEREIRDLIAVWGEESVLSELCSSFRNAKTFVKISQGMKDRGHNRDPKQCHMKLKELRQAYQKTREANSCSGSEPKTCRFYDELHAILGGSATTTSAVLFDSFNGDGGNMEAGFWDEEDSSQQASGETVFPGSQELFLTLDLEPIPPEPTQGCLPDPASGEGTSAACVSKITRSSPSQRLAKITRQKKRTRDEMFSELMLFSHTDRAQTNAWRQTMSECRKAQNDGEERWQAEERAEAERWWQRDERRQDSMLRLLEDQTNVLQCMVELQERQQEPRPPLQPLCHQPPSSPSSIAASPRCPRM